The segment GAACCGATTCTGCCCCTCGACCGGGTAGCCGGGCTCATCCAAGACAGCTTGCAGCAGATTCGTTCGAACCGTTTCGAACGCCGCGGCCTGTCGTTCATGCTGGCCGGGCTCCAGGAGAAGCTGGGCGATTATCCACGCGCCTTTGAAACCTGCCTGGCGGCCAATGCGGTTTCATCGATTCCCTATGACCGCGCCGCCACCGAAGAGCGATTCAACGCCTATCGTGAGACTTTCGCCCCTCAAAAAATCCCGAACCTTGCCCGGGCATCTGTTTTGAGTTCGAGGCCTCTGTTTATTCTAGGAATGCCGCGATCCGGCACAACACTCGTCGAGCAGATCCTCGATAGTCATCCTGACACTACCGGCGGCGGCGAACTCCCCAATATCCAATTCGCTTCGCGCGCCATTGAGGGCTACCCGGCGTCGCTGGAAACGACCTCGACGTCAGCGTTGGACGCCATGGCGGAAACCTATCTGGACCATCTGGCAGAGATCTCGGCCGATTCGCGCTACGTAACAGACAAGATGCCGATCAACTTCGAGCATCTCGGATTTATCTGGCAGGCCCTTCCTGGCGCTCGGATCATCCACTGCCGTCGCCATCCGCTCGATGTTTGTCTGTCCTGCCTGTTTCGCAACTTCCAGAATGAGAACAGTTTTGCAGGAAGCATCGAGAGCCTTGCCGACTACTACAGGCATTATGACGCGCTCATGGCATTCTGGTCCGGTGTGCTCGACCTGCCGCGCTTCGATCTACGCTACGATGATCTGGTGACAGACCCCGCGCCAACCGTCGCGGCCATCCTGGAATTCTGCGACCTTCCCTGGGACGATGCCTGCCTGGCGTTCGACCGGAACCAACGGTTCATCAAGACCGCGAGCTATGCCCAGGTGCGCCGTCCGATAAACACCGCCGGCCTCGGTCGGCATGTGAAGTATGCCGCGCAGCTCGCGCCCCTGGCCGC is part of the Alphaproteobacteria bacterium genome and harbors:
- a CDS encoding tetratricopeptide repeat protein gives rise to the protein MASTTELFRQAENHIRGGRHDAAIATYRKILKHDPADFRAEYRIAVVQLMAGRHAVGEKLLRKCARERPNDPDILFSLGRACAAQGNHDDAIEFLTQANRIAHGRADIMSALGDAHYLSGDPERALDIYRETIALAPDDMRTRVNIATIISRSGHRDEAVEFMRPAYEAAGIQPAIARIFAEMLRAKGEFDEALQIIDVLLAETPDDLAAVSSKAGILDRSGDSRAAADLLLPFLETGAQSPDFARACGQVALNLSEPILPLDRVAGLIQDSLQQIRSNRFERRGLSFMLAGLQEKLGDYPRAFETCLAANAVSSIPYDRAATEERFNAYRETFAPQKIPNLARASVLSSRPLFILGMPRSGTTLVEQILDSHPDTTGGGELPNIQFASRAIEGYPASLETTSTSALDAMAETYLDHLAEISADSRYVTDKMPINFEHLGFIWQALPGARIIHCRRHPLDVCLSCLFRNFQNENSFAGSIESLADYYRHYDALMAFWSGVLDLPRFDLRYDDLVTDPAPTVAAILEFCDLPWDDACLAFDRNQRFIKTASYAQVRRPINTAGLGRHVKYAAQLAPLAAALSEEIARYEAGD